A single genomic interval of Neisseria leonii harbors:
- a CDS encoding TRAP transporter substrate-binding protein: protein MGVIYKLAAFLTACIIYPAGAQTLRLGHVTPPAHIWHKVSQRFADNLQQQSGGKYRTVIYPLSKLGGDDQMISLLQSGALQFAVLTAGNLSNREPAMNAWFLPYAFSGMDEANAAVGSPEARRLLAGLERHKLVGLGYTMAGMRHVLTTQPVRGVEDFRRRKIRSFPNPLFNSWWRNLDAAPTALAVSDIMPALTTNLIRVSMPIWTS, encoded by the coding sequence ATGGGCGTCATATACAAACTGGCTGCGTTTCTGACAGCCTGCATCATTTATCCTGCGGGCGCGCAGACCCTGCGTCTGGGGCACGTCACTCCGCCCGCACATATCTGGCACAAAGTTTCCCAACGGTTTGCCGACAACCTGCAACAGCAAAGCGGCGGTAAATACCGGACCGTGATTTACCCTTTGTCCAAACTGGGCGGCGACGACCAGATGATCAGTCTGTTGCAGTCGGGCGCACTGCAATTTGCCGTTTTGACGGCAGGCAATCTGTCCAACCGCGAACCGGCCATGAACGCCTGGTTTCTGCCGTATGCCTTTTCCGGTATGGATGAGGCCAATGCCGCCGTGGGTTCGCCCGAAGCACGCCGTCTGCTGGCCGGTCTCGAACGGCACAAATTGGTCGGCTTGGGCTATACGATGGCGGGAATGCGCCATGTACTGACGACTCAGCCGGTACGGGGAGTGGAGGATTTTCGCCGGCGCAAAATCCGATCGTTTCCCAATCCGTTGTTCAACTCGTGGTGGCGCAATCTGGATGCGGCACCGACCGCACTGGCCGTCAGCGACATTATGCCCGCACTGACGACCAATCTGATTCGGGTGTCGATGCCGATTTGGACATCGTAG
- a CDS encoding fumarylacetoacetate hydrolase family protein, whose translation MTATVFPPPPPVLADIAGSSGKFPVRRIFCVGRNYHAHAAEMGVSVDKHSQEPFYFLKDASAYVPSGSTVPYPPQTEHYHYEMELVVAIGADGFEVDEDEADGLIYGYACGLDMTRRDLQLKARESGRPWDLGKNFAQSAVLSPIVRKSGTGVLDSGTIELRVNGKTVQSSNLNLLIWNVREIIAHLSKFYRLQAGDLIFTGTPEGVGAVKGGDVLAGSIDGIGEIDLRIG comes from the coding sequence ATGACAGCAACCGTATTTCCCCCGCCGCCGCCCGTTCTGGCGGATATTGCCGGCAGCAGCGGCAAATTTCCCGTCAGACGCATTTTTTGTGTCGGACGAAACTACCACGCCCATGCGGCAGAAATGGGCGTCAGCGTGGATAAGCACAGCCAAGAGCCGTTTTATTTTCTGAAAGACGCATCGGCTTATGTGCCAAGCGGCAGTACCGTCCCTTATCCGCCGCAAACAGAGCATTACCATTATGAAATGGAGTTGGTCGTTGCCATCGGTGCAGACGGCTTCGAGGTGGACGAGGACGAAGCGGACGGCCTGATTTACGGTTATGCCTGCGGCTTGGACATGACCCGCCGCGATTTGCAGCTTAAAGCACGCGAAAGCGGCCGCCCTTGGGATTTGGGTAAAAATTTCGCACAATCGGCCGTGTTGTCGCCGATTGTACGCAAAAGCGGTACCGGTGTGCTTGACAGCGGCACCATCGAACTGCGTGTAAACGGCAAAACAGTACAGAGCAGCAACCTGAACCTGTTGATCTGGAATGTGCGCGAAATCATCGCCCACCTGTCGAAGTTTTACCGTTTGCAGGCCGGAGACCTGATTTTTACCGGTACGCCGGAGGGAGTGGGCGCGGTGAAAGGCGGTGATGTGTTGGCCGGTTCGATTGACGGTATCGGTGAGATCGATTTGCGTATCGGCTGA
- a CDS encoding cupin domain-containing protein: MNPLASLDELPQTYRDSLQANHLVPLWPSMRGLLPPGKPACRTQTQIWPYENVRPLLMEAGVLTPIEKAERRVLVLANPGHGLDNLRATPSIYLGLQLILPGETAPNHRHTPNAVRIIVEGEGACTTVNGEPCRMARGDLILTPSGMWHEHSHTGDEPVVWLDVLDLPLIYRLEGSWAQEGAAQTMTREADKPFAEYSACGMVPSPGFVRGQNRVPMLRYPWHRTHRCLTEMAAHSGSSWVQAAYVNPENGRSLFPSIGFGAAMLRAGSAVTLPERTTPCVFHVVGGEGRLNVDPAGQAVWRDKDTFCTPGYSRITLTNTGSEDAFFITADEAPLHEYLGIF; the protein is encoded by the coding sequence ATGAATCCGTTAGCCTCTTTGGACGAACTGCCCCAAACCTACCGCGACAGTTTGCAGGCCAACCATCTGGTGCCGCTGTGGCCGAGTATGCGCGGGCTGCTGCCGCCCGGCAAACCCGCATGCCGCACACAGACACAGATTTGGCCGTATGAAAACGTGCGTCCGCTGCTGATGGAAGCAGGAGTGCTGACACCGATAGAAAAAGCAGAACGGCGGGTGCTGGTGTTGGCCAATCCCGGGCACGGCTTGGACAATCTGCGCGCTACGCCGAGCATTTATCTCGGCCTGCAACTGATTCTGCCGGGCGAAACCGCGCCGAACCACCGCCATACGCCCAATGCTGTGCGGATTATCGTGGAAGGAGAGGGTGCCTGTACCACGGTAAACGGCGAGCCCTGCCGCATGGCGCGCGGAGACCTGATTCTGACACCTTCCGGTATGTGGCACGAACACAGCCACACGGGCGATGAACCGGTGGTGTGGCTGGACGTACTGGATTTACCGCTGATTTACCGTCTGGAAGGATCGTGGGCACAGGAGGGGGCGGCACAAACCATGACCCGGGAGGCGGATAAACCGTTTGCCGAATACAGTGCCTGCGGCATGGTGCCGAGTCCCGGCTTTGTGCGCGGACAAAACCGTGTACCGATGTTGCGCTATCCGTGGCACCGAACGCACCGCTGCCTGACGGAAATGGCCGCCCACAGCGGCAGCAGTTGGGTGCAGGCGGCTTATGTCAATCCGGAAAACGGGCGCAGCCTGTTTCCGAGCATCGGCTTCGGTGCCGCGATGCTGCGTGCCGGGTCTGCCGTTACCCTGCCGGAACGCACTACTCCCTGCGTCTTTCATGTGGTGGGCGGAGAAGGCCGTCTGAATGTGGATCCTGCGGGACAGGCTGTGTGGCGGGACAAAGATACCTTCTGCACACCCGGTTACAGCCGCATTACGCTGACCAATACCGGCAGTGAAGATGCCTTTTTCATCACGGCCGACGAAGCACCGCTGCACGAGTATCTGGGCATTTTTTAA
- a CDS encoding 3-hydroxybenzoate 6-monooxygenase has product MAQRMIIVGGGIGGLAAALALVRQNMEVLLLEQASSIGEIGAGIQLGPNAYAALDDLGVGEAARRRSVFVDRLVMMDAVDTGKIAEMAVGDAFRRRFGNPYGVIHRADIHRSILEAVERHPQIRFQTSARVVKVDWSDDGVAVEDAAGNRYLGDALVGADGVKSVVRETLIGDAARVSGHVVYRAVVDAAEMPEDLRINGPVLWAGPNCHLVHYPLRGGRQYNLVVTFHSREQEEWGVREGSQAEVLSYFQGIDDSPRRLLSLPKSWKRWATADRQPVESWGRGCATLLGDAAHPLMQYLAQGACMALEDAVVLGRCVAESGGDLAAAFRRYEQIRIPRTARVVLSTREMGRLYHAAGVERLIRNQMWRGRSQDRFYDAVEWLYGWNAANCLDT; this is encoded by the coding sequence ATGGCACAACGCATGATTATTGTCGGAGGCGGTATCGGCGGCTTGGCCGCTGCTTTGGCACTGGTGCGGCAGAATATGGAAGTATTGTTGCTGGAACAGGCATCAAGCATCGGCGAAATCGGTGCGGGTATCCAGCTCGGCCCCAATGCGTATGCCGCGCTGGACGATTTGGGTGTGGGCGAAGCGGCGCGGCGGCGGTCTGTTTTTGTCGACAGATTGGTCATGATGGATGCTGTCGATACCGGAAAAATTGCGGAAATGGCCGTGGGCGATGCATTCAGACGGCGTTTCGGCAATCCTTACGGTGTCATCCACCGTGCCGATATCCATCGGTCGATTTTGGAGGCGGTGGAGCGCCATCCGCAGATCCGTTTTCAAACTTCTGCCCGCGTTGTCAAAGTTGATTGGAGTGATGACGGCGTGGCGGTGGAAGATGCAGCAGGCAACCGTTACCTGGGTGATGCCCTGGTGGGTGCGGACGGTGTGAAATCGGTGGTACGTGAAACACTTATCGGTGATGCCGCACGCGTATCCGGTCATGTGGTGTACCGTGCCGTGGTGGACGCGGCGGAAATGCCGGAGGATTTGCGCATCAACGGGCCGGTGTTGTGGGCAGGGCCCAATTGCCATTTGGTGCATTATCCCTTGCGCGGCGGCCGGCAATACAATCTGGTGGTGACGTTTCACAGCCGCGAACAGGAGGAATGGGGCGTACGGGAAGGCTCTCAGGCAGAGGTACTGTCGTACTTCCAAGGGATAGACGACAGCCCGCGCAGATTGCTGTCTTTACCTAAGTCATGGAAGCGGTGGGCAACCGCCGACCGCCAGCCGGTTGAAAGCTGGGGCAGGGGTTGCGCGACCCTGCTGGGCGATGCCGCCCATCCGCTGATGCAGTATCTGGCACAGGGTGCCTGTATGGCTTTGGAGGATGCCGTGGTGTTGGGGCGGTGCGTTGCAGAGTCCGGCGGCGATTTGGCCGCCGCTTTCCGCCGTTACGAGCAGATCCGTATTCCGCGTACCGCCCGCGTGGTGTTGTCTACCCGAGAAATGGGCCGGCTATATCATGCTGCCGGTGTGGAGCGGCTGATCCGCAACCAAATGTGGCGGGGACGCAGCCAAGATCGGTTTTACGATGCGGTGGAATGGCTGTACGGCTGGAACGCCGCCAATTGTCTGGATACCTGA
- the maiA gene encoding maleylacetoacetate isomerase, with protein MKLYSFFNSSTSYRVRIALALKGIDYEYAGINIRIGEQASAGYRQLNPAKGVPVLVDGDFVLNQSLAIIEYLDRQYPEPPLLPEEIRFQAEVRAFAYGIACDVHPLNNLRILKYLTETLSVSEAEKKTWYRHWVAEGLGSAEQVLSNRPASPYCFGGVPTLADVCLIPQMANAERFGCDLNLYPRLTAVYRHCMAQAAFMRAKPECQPDFTA; from the coding sequence ATGAAACTTTACAGTTTTTTCAACAGCTCGACTTCCTACCGCGTGCGGATTGCGTTAGCACTCAAAGGCATCGACTATGAATATGCAGGCATCAATATCCGTATCGGAGAACAGGCATCGGCAGGGTATCGGCAGCTGAATCCGGCCAAAGGCGTGCCTGTTTTGGTTGATGGGGATTTTGTACTGAACCAGTCTTTGGCCATTATCGAGTATCTCGACCGGCAATATCCCGAACCGCCGCTGTTGCCGGAGGAAATCCGTTTTCAGGCCGAAGTGCGTGCGTTTGCCTACGGCATCGCCTGCGATGTCCACCCGCTGAACAATCTGCGGATATTGAAATATCTGACTGAGACGCTGTCGGTTTCGGAAGCGGAAAAAAAGACTTGGTACCGGCATTGGGTGGCTGAGGGTTTGGGCAGTGCGGAGCAGGTGTTATCGAACCGTCCGGCTTCTCCGTACTGTTTCGGCGGTGTACCGACGCTGGCCGATGTCTGCCTGATACCGCAAATGGCCAATGCCGAACGTTTTGGTTGTGATTTAAACCTTTATCCGCGTCTGACAGCGGTTTACCGCCACTGTATGGCACAGGCGGCCTTTATGCGGGCGAAACCCGAGTGCCAGCCGGATTTTACTGCTTGA
- a CDS encoding LysR family transcriptional regulator, with product MNIKWAKRLKLKQLKLLILLAETANLSETARQANMTQPALSRWLKELEEDTGHELFARHARGLTPTAAGNILIAHARRILIEAERTQQDLDDTARGDSRTLLIGMSPAAAPHFVPTAAMRFLQANPKVYLEIQEGTMDHLVGRLKQGLLDLVVGRLDNYEPDSELQSEQLYLDPIRIVARMHHPLTQKSALKWADLEPYEWIIWPSGTPIRSRLDNALTAAGRRAPVYRIQSTSQVANLWLLQYSDMLSVASKGVAEHFHRRGLLTELNLPLDTADGAVGMVWREQAQPDTLLHQFIGCCRTAVRTIGADAGPLSFQAV from the coding sequence ATGAATATAAAGTGGGCCAAAAGACTCAAACTCAAACAATTAAAACTGCTGATACTGCTGGCCGAAACCGCAAACTTGAGCGAAACAGCCAGACAGGCAAATATGACCCAGCCTGCTTTGTCCCGCTGGCTGAAAGAACTGGAAGAAGATACCGGCCACGAATTGTTTGCCCGCCATGCCCGAGGCTTAACGCCCACCGCTGCGGGCAATATTCTGATTGCCCATGCCCGCCGTATTCTGATTGAAGCCGAACGCACCCAACAGGATTTGGACGACACCGCCAGGGGCGACAGCCGTACACTGCTTATCGGCATGTCGCCCGCAGCCGCACCGCATTTTGTCCCCACCGCCGCCATGCGCTTTTTACAGGCCAATCCGAAGGTATATCTGGAAATACAGGAAGGCACCATGGATCACTTGGTCGGCCGTCTGAAACAGGGCTTGCTGGATTTGGTAGTCGGCCGTCTCGACAATTACGAACCGGACAGCGAACTGCAAAGCGAACAGCTTTATCTGGATCCCATACGCATCGTTGCCCGTATGCACCACCCTCTGACACAAAAATCCGCCCTGAAATGGGCAGATTTGGAACCTTACGAATGGATTATCTGGCCGTCCGGCACCCCCATACGCAGCCGTTTGGACAACGCATTGACTGCCGCAGGCAGGCGCGCGCCGGTTTACCGTATCCAGTCTACCTCGCAAGTGGCCAACCTGTGGCTGCTGCAATACAGCGATATGCTCTCGGTTGCCTCAAAAGGCGTGGCAGAACATTTCCACCGCCGCGGGCTGCTGACCGAACTGAACCTGCCCTTGGATACTGCCGACGGTGCTGTCGGTATGGTCTGGCGGGAACAGGCACAGCCGGACACTCTGCTGCACCAGTTTATCGGATGCTGCCGCACGGCAGTCCGCACCATCGGTGCCGATGCAGGGCCGCTCTCTTTTCAGGCAGTTTGA
- the queA gene encoding tRNA preQ1(34) S-adenosylmethionine ribosyltransferase-isomerase QueA, translating to MQLSDFDFDLPEHLIAQHPPAERGTSRLLAALPGGPFSDGRFADLPDYIEAGDVLVFNNTKVMKARLFGQKASGGRIEALIERVVDTHTALAHIRASKSPKPGACLLFDGGIEAEMTERHGELFCLKFAGTQSVYDLLAQHGRLPLPPYIGRAADEDDEGRYQTVYAKHQGAVAAPTAGLHFTDGLLDRLRAQGAVLAEVTLHVGAGTFQPVRVDNIAEHKMHSEWYDVPPETVAAVETAKARGRRVWAVGTTSMRALESAARGGLRAGQGDTDIFITPGYRFQVIDRLITNFHLPKSTLLMLVSAFSGTEHIRQVYRHAVAQQYRFFSYGDAMLLGRCGEEAV from the coding sequence ATGCAGCTGTCCGATTTCGATTTCGACCTGCCCGAACACCTGATTGCCCAGCACCCGCCTGCCGAGCGCGGCACCAGCCGCCTGCTGGCCGCTTTGCCCGGCGGGCCGTTTTCAGACGGCCGCTTCGCCGATTTGCCCGATTATATTGAAGCGGGTGATGTACTGGTGTTCAACAATACCAAAGTGATGAAGGCGCGCCTGTTCGGGCAGAAAGCCAGCGGCGGGCGTATCGAAGCCTTAATCGAACGGGTGGTCGATACGCATACCGCGCTGGCGCATATCCGTGCGTCCAAGTCGCCCAAGCCCGGTGCCTGCCTGCTGTTTGACGGCGGTATCGAGGCGGAAATGACGGAACGGCACGGCGAACTGTTCTGCCTGAAATTTGCCGGAACACAGAGCGTGTACGATTTATTGGCACAGCACGGCCGCCTGCCGCTGCCGCCGTATATCGGGCGTGCGGCCGATGAAGATGATGAGGGGCGTTATCAAACCGTTTATGCCAAGCATCAGGGGGCGGTGGCCGCGCCGACTGCGGGGCTGCATTTTACAGACGGCCTGCTGGACCGGCTGCGTGCCCAAGGGGCGGTGTTGGCCGAAGTTACGCTGCATGTCGGTGCGGGGACGTTCCAGCCGGTGCGGGTGGATAATATTGCCGAACACAAAATGCACAGCGAATGGTACGACGTGCCGCCCGAAACCGTGGCGGCTGTCGAAACGGCCAAGGCGCGCGGGCGACGGGTTTGGGCGGTGGGTACGACATCGATGCGCGCTTTGGAATCGGCCGCGCGCGGCGGCTTGCGTGCAGGGCAGGGCGACACCGATATTTTCATCACACCGGGCTACCGTTTTCAGGTCATCGACCGTCTGATTACCAATTTCCACCTGCCCAAATCGACACTGCTGATGCTGGTCAGCGCGTTTTCGGGAACGGAACATATCCGGCAGGTTTACCGTCATGCCGTCGCGCAGCAATACCGTTTTTTCAGCTACGGCGATGCCATGCTGCTGGGTCGTTGCGGAGAAGAGGCCGTCTGA
- the rpmG gene encoding 50S ribosomal protein L33, translating into MRDKIKLESSAGTGHFYTTTKNKRTMPGKLEIKKFDPVARKHVIYKETKLK; encoded by the coding sequence ATGCGCGATAAAATCAAACTGGAATCGTCAGCCGGTACCGGTCATTTCTATACGACGACCAAAAACAAACGTACCATGCCGGGCAAGCTGGAAATCAAAAAATTTGATCCCGTTGCCCGCAAGCACGTTATCTATAAAGAAACCAAATTGAAATAA
- the rpmB gene encoding 50S ribosomal protein L28 has protein sequence MARVCKVTGKRPMSGNNVSHANNKTKRRFLPNLQSRRFWVESENRWVRLRVSNAALRTIDKVGIDVVLADLRARGEA, from the coding sequence ATGGCACGAGTTTGCAAGGTAACCGGTAAACGCCCGATGTCCGGCAACAATGTATCGCACGCCAACAACAAAACCAAACGCCGTTTTTTGCCTAACCTGCAATCACGCCGTTTCTGGGTGGAAAGCGAAAACCGCTGGGTTCGCCTGCGTGTATCCAACGCTGCGCTGCGCACCATCGACAAAGTGGGTATCGACGTTGTATTGGCCGATTTGCGCGCACGCGGCGAAGCCTAA
- a CDS encoding efflux transporter outer membrane subunit, which yields MKTFTLKPLCTALAVVLVLSACSMMPKYEQPQVSVAETFKYDEAGEAGIQAASLGWQDYFADPRLHRLIETALERNTDLRAAALNAEALRKRYMIQRADLLPGLNASGSGQRARTAADLSGSGRSYVSSAYNVGLGITAYELDLFGRVQSNAEAALQSYFAGTAARDSVHLTLVASVAKAYFNGLYAQERMALAQKVLKSREETYRLTQLKHQAGVVSAVDLRQQEALIEAAKADYAGAVKTKEQAENALAVLINRPLPSDLPAGLPLDQQFKISRLPAGLSSEVMLNRPDIRAAEHALRRANANIGAARAAFFPSISLTGTIGTGSAELANLFKGGNATWAFMPSINLPIFNWGSNKANLDYAKLMQQVEVANYESAVQSAFRDVADALAARAQLDNSHAALVKQRNAYADYLRLVNLRYRHGIASALDLLDAERSSYAAETQLLAGSLTRLENLADLYKALGGGLKRHGGDPASAAP from the coding sequence ATGAAAACATTCACTCTCAAACCGTTGTGTACCGCTCTGGCCGTCGTGCTGGTGTTGTCGGCGTGCAGCATGATGCCGAAATACGAGCAGCCGCAGGTCAGTGTGGCGGAAACGTTCAAATACGATGAAGCCGGGGAAGCGGGGATTCAGGCGGCCTCTTTGGGGTGGCAGGACTATTTTGCCGACCCGCGCCTGCACCGGCTGATTGAAACCGCGTTGGAACGCAATACCGATCTGCGTGCCGCCGCACTCAATGCCGAAGCCCTGCGCAAACGCTATATGATCCAGCGTGCCGACCTGCTGCCCGGCCTCAACGCTTCGGGCAGCGGCCAGCGTGCCCGTACCGCCGCCGATTTGAGCGGCAGCGGCCGCTCGTATGTTTCATCCGCATATAACGTGGGCTTGGGCATCACGGCCTACGAGCTGGATTTGTTCGGCCGCGTGCAGAGCAATGCCGAAGCCGCGCTGCAAAGCTATTTTGCCGGTACGGCGGCACGCGACTCGGTGCATCTGACGCTGGTCGCTTCGGTGGCCAAAGCCTATTTCAACGGACTTTATGCCCAAGAGCGTATGGCTTTGGCGCAAAAAGTGCTGAAAAGCCGTGAAGAAACTTACCGGCTGACACAGTTGAAACATCAGGCGGGTGTGGTTTCCGCTGTGGATCTGCGCCAGCAGGAGGCCTTGATTGAAGCGGCCAAAGCCGATTATGCCGGTGCGGTGAAGACCAAAGAGCAGGCGGAAAATGCGCTGGCCGTGCTGATCAACCGGCCGCTGCCGTCTGATTTACCCGCCGGACTGCCTTTGGACCAGCAGTTCAAAATCAGCCGTCTGCCTGCCGGATTGAGTTCGGAAGTGATGCTCAACCGCCCCGACATCCGTGCGGCCGAGCACGCGCTCAGACGTGCCAATGCCAACATCGGTGCGGCGCGCGCGGCGTTTTTCCCCAGCATCAGCCTGACCGGCACCATCGGTACGGGCTCTGCCGAGCTGGCCAACCTCTTCAAGGGCGGCAATGCCACATGGGCGTTTATGCCCAGCATCAACCTGCCGATTTTCAACTGGGGCAGCAACAAGGCCAATCTGGATTACGCCAAACTGATGCAGCAGGTGGAAGTGGCCAATTATGAATCGGCCGTCCAGTCGGCATTCCGCGATGTGGCCGATGCGCTGGCCGCGCGCGCGCAGCTGGACAACAGCCATGCCGCGCTCGTCAAGCAGCGCAACGCCTATGCCGATTATCTGCGGCTGGTCAATCTGCGCTACCGCCACGGCATCGCCAGCGCGCTGGACCTGCTCGATGCGGAACGCAGCAGCTATGCTGCCGAGACCCAGCTTCTGGCCGGCAGCCTGACCCGTCTGGAAAATCTGGCCGACCTGTATAAAGCCTTGGGCGGCGGCCTGAAACGGCACGGCGGCGACCCGGCATCTGCCGCGCCCTGA